In Lujinxingia litoralis, a single window of DNA contains:
- a CDS encoding gamma carbonic anhydrase family protein, with the protein MTSPRLIDFEGTFPRLEPSVFVAPGAKVIGEVSLGGDSSVWYNAVVRGDVCPITIGARTNLQDLAMVHVTGGKFATVIGDDVTVGHRAVIHGCTIGDRVLVGMGAIILDGAVIEDECIIAAGALVTPGTRVPGGSMVMGAPGKVVRPLTQAERADLLRSAAHYVQMARRHGGPTTAMGGGGVGGLP; encoded by the coding sequence ATGACATCGCCCCGGCTGATCGACTTTGAGGGGACCTTTCCCAGGCTGGAGCCTTCGGTGTTTGTGGCACCGGGGGCCAAGGTCATCGGGGAGGTGAGTCTGGGGGGGGACTCCAGCGTCTGGTACAACGCGGTGGTGCGCGGAGATGTCTGCCCGATCACGATCGGGGCACGCACCAACCTTCAGGACCTGGCCATGGTGCACGTGACCGGGGGGAAGTTTGCCACGGTGATCGGCGACGATGTCACCGTGGGACACCGGGCCGTGATCCATGGTTGCACCATCGGCGACCGGGTGCTGGTAGGGATGGGGGCGATCATCCTGGACGGGGCGGTGATCGAGGATGAGTGCATCATCGCGGCCGGAGCGCTGGTGACACCGGGCACGCGCGTGCCCGGCGGCAGCATGGTGATGGGAGCGCCGGGCAAGGTGGTGCGCCCCTTGACCCAGGCCGAGCGCGCCGACCTCCTGCGCTCGGCTGCGCACTACGTGCAGATGGCTCGCCGACACGGCGGACCCACCACCGCGATGGGTGGGGGCGGCGTCGGCGGGTTGCCTTAA
- a CDS encoding sugar-binding protein, producing the protein MNPLPVSSLRPTGALLLAAGALTLLNACGGAPPVSVDPFAIAESERQRTDILDAPTQAPRRAVERPTAEPDELYMIPEASAQTSRTIDAVPEGWDLSKLRAFDTRTNLIAGSGRWTGPEDASFKATVDADEGFIYFWVEVSDDVLVDSHPQDLLDGVVISLRDPQLDTLLNSLPATLRNTLEARADAAFAITPSGQIARYRSSHPLDARDVQAATRQTEGGYVLEVALGMGALPYIAAMPLGDIAFRIEVLDTDDARATRPEKHLSMFPSGDDQAPLFAVFDTGGLLPREAPQAGPPRFDALGAWHRGDQGWRFQPFEYIPQTWRVIEDLRQVAGQVIDKDPLPRICTAADREMWLVEVYEDRARNNRIALVLCGSAATNARCPNDATTQLVWAHMRPEDDQMWRIDRSFEVFETPLNQCPFERAGDGPLYSNFSLLPLNVIDAAMWAVGWQMRHDLPRQLRHESGIVFIDSRASSPNVGNVQLARVDAANTARTLASSRVYLANLDDVEGYDICEIEELDNQQCQGFQQGCETTARGSERIPHVKTWAPEAHRFERYLLTNHPNCRASTGFDTIEGFKILQVGNRLGLLPTPKSP; encoded by the coding sequence ATGAATCCGCTGCCTGTCTCCTCGTTGCGCCCCACCGGCGCGCTGCTCCTCGCCGCCGGCGCGCTCACCCTTCTCAACGCCTGTGGCGGCGCGCCGCCGGTGAGCGTGGATCCCTTCGCGATCGCCGAGTCCGAGCGCCAGCGCACCGATATCCTCGATGCCCCCACCCAGGCCCCCCGTCGAGCCGTGGAGCGCCCCACCGCGGAGCCCGATGAGCTCTACATGATCCCCGAGGCCTCGGCGCAGACCTCCCGCACCATCGACGCGGTGCCCGAAGGCTGGGATCTGAGCAAGCTGCGCGCCTTCGACACCCGCACAAACCTCATCGCCGGCTCCGGACGCTGGACCGGCCCCGAGGACGCCAGCTTCAAGGCCACCGTCGACGCCGACGAGGGCTTTATCTACTTCTGGGTCGAGGTCAGCGATGACGTCTTGGTCGACTCCCATCCCCAGGATCTTCTCGACGGGGTGGTGATCTCGCTGCGCGATCCCCAGCTGGACACCCTCTTAAACTCCTTGCCGGCCACCCTGCGCAACACCCTGGAGGCCCGCGCCGACGCCGCGTTCGCCATCACCCCCTCGGGCCAGATTGCCCGCTATCGCTCGTCGCATCCCCTGGACGCGCGCGACGTTCAGGCCGCCACGCGCCAGACCGAGGGCGGCTACGTACTGGAAGTCGCCCTGGGAATGGGCGCGCTTCCCTACATCGCGGCCATGCCCCTGGGCGACATCGCGTTTCGCATCGAGGTTCTCGACACCGACGATGCCCGGGCCACGCGCCCGGAGAAGCACCTGAGCATGTTCCCCTCGGGCGACGACCAGGCGCCCCTCTTTGCCGTCTTTGATACCGGCGGACTCCTGCCCCGGGAGGCACCTCAGGCGGGCCCCCCGCGCTTTGACGCGCTGGGAGCCTGGCACCGCGGCGACCAGGGCTGGCGCTTTCAGCCCTTTGAGTACATCCCCCAGACCTGGCGCGTGATCGAGGATCTGCGCCAGGTCGCCGGCCAGGTCATCGACAAAGATCCCCTCCCGCGCATCTGCACCGCCGCCGACCGCGAGATGTGGCTGGTCGAGGTCTACGAGGATCGCGCCCGCAACAACCGCATCGCCCTCGTGCTCTGCGGCTCCGCGGCCACCAACGCGCGCTGCCCGAACGACGCCACCACCCAGCTGGTCTGGGCGCATATGCGCCCCGAAGACGACCAGATGTGGCGCATCGACCGCAGCTTCGAGGTCTTCGAGACACCGCTGAACCAATGCCCCTTTGAGCGCGCGGGTGACGGCCCCCTCTACAGCAACTTCTCCCTCTTGCCCCTCAATGTGATCGACGCCGCCATGTGGGCCGTGGGCTGGCAGATGCGCCACGACCTACCCCGGCAGCTGCGCCACGAGTCCGGCATCGTCTTTATCGACTCCCGGGCCTCCTCCCCCAACGTGGGCAACGTGCAGCTGGCGCGCGTCGACGCGGCCAACACCGCGCGCACCCTGGCCTCCAGCCGCGTGTACCTGGCCAACCTCGACGACGTTGAGGGCTACGACATCTGCGAGATCGAAGAGCTCGACAATCAGCAATGCCAGGGATTCCAGCAGGGCTGTGAGACCACCGCGCGCGGCTCCGAGCGCATCCCGCACGTCAAGACCTGGGCCCCGGAGGCGCACCGCTTTGAGCGCTACCTGCTGACCAATCACCCCAACTGCCGCGCCTCCACCGGCTTCGACACCATCGAGGGCTTCAAGATCCTGCAGGTTGGCAACCGCCTGGGACTCCTCCCGACCCCGAAATCCCCCTGA
- the mutS gene encoding DNA mismatch repair protein MutS — protein MKLTPMLQQYLDVKARYPDAILFFRLGDFYEMFFEDAQVVAREVGLTLTARSKGPDAVPMAGMPYHSSQTYITQLIEKGFSVAICEQIEDPKDASGIVKRDVVRVVTPGVQHDSENLDARAPNYLAAAFFSPEATASSPVGLAYLDVTTGDFRATELRDLGELLSELDRAEARELLVPESGHALLLPHVERLGGVFLRPRTPDAFALDALRERLGAGVRLADDLAADGYFLSADDIDVFFKSARDFGFMSPGLIEGAISALLNYLIDTQRGVSSIIQRLSPYRAHSFLVIDESTKANLELTQTLMGGKRTGSLLSIIDRTMTAMGGRRLRHWLNYPLVDPKRIGERLDAVEHLVRSPALRADLRQALDEVYDIERLCGRVSAGTANARDLKSLHATLALIPGIARLLTGTPAPLIQALATRLDPCTELCAHIARALVDEPPTQLTEGGLFKKGYHAELDELLDLSNNGKDWMLRFEREERERTGISSLKIKYNKVFGYYIEVTRANLDLVPERYIRKQTLANAERYFVPELKEQEERILGANDRRKTLEYQLFERLRHEVGTHLGRLLKSADMLADLDVLSGLAELAQRRDYTRPTLDHGTLLQIEDGRHPVVETTLEAGERFVPNSVTIDSAGGRLLLITGPNMAGKSTIIRQVALITLLAQMGSFVPAKRAHIGVVDKLFSRVGASDNLARGQSTFMVEMTETAHILNNATERSLIILDEIGRGTATFDGLSIAWAVAEHLHDTIRARTMFATHYHELTELVRTLDGVVNLSVAVKEWQEDIIFLRKLVEGQANRSYGVQVGRLAGLPPAVVERATRVLENLEAGQFDEMGLPTPGRDPESSPRPTRRHNPDQMTLFHAGSGPELSPEERQTLERLRELDTNALTPLEALNTLHALVQTLSEGAR, from the coding sequence ATGAAGCTGACGCCGATGCTGCAACAATATCTCGACGTCAAAGCCCGATACCCTGACGCGATCCTCTTTTTCAGGCTGGGCGACTTCTACGAGATGTTTTTTGAAGACGCCCAGGTCGTGGCCCGCGAGGTCGGTCTGACGCTGACCGCGCGCTCCAAGGGCCCCGACGCCGTGCCCATGGCCGGCATGCCCTACCACTCCTCGCAGACCTACATCACGCAGCTCATCGAGAAGGGGTTCTCGGTGGCCATCTGCGAGCAGATCGAGGATCCGAAGGACGCCTCCGGCATCGTCAAACGCGACGTGGTCCGCGTGGTCACCCCGGGCGTGCAGCACGACTCGGAGAACCTGGACGCCCGCGCCCCCAACTACCTGGCGGCGGCCTTCTTTTCGCCCGAGGCCACGGCCTCCTCACCGGTGGGCCTGGCCTACCTCGACGTGACCACCGGGGACTTTCGCGCCACCGAGCTTCGAGACCTCGGCGAGCTCCTCTCGGAGCTCGATCGCGCCGAGGCCCGGGAGCTCTTGGTGCCCGAGAGCGGGCACGCGCTCCTTCTCCCCCACGTCGAGCGCCTGGGAGGCGTGTTCCTGCGCCCCCGCACCCCGGACGCCTTCGCCCTCGACGCCCTGCGAGAGCGCCTGGGCGCCGGCGTGCGCCTGGCCGACGATCTGGCCGCCGACGGCTACTTCCTCTCAGCCGACGACATCGACGTCTTCTTTAAAAGCGCGCGGGACTTCGGCTTCATGAGCCCCGGCCTGATCGAGGGCGCGATCAGCGCCCTGCTCAACTACCTGATCGACACCCAGCGCGGCGTCAGCTCGATCATCCAGCGCCTCTCCCCCTATCGGGCCCACTCCTTTCTGGTCATCGACGAGTCGACCAAGGCCAACCTGGAGTTGACCCAGACCCTGATGGGCGGCAAGCGCACCGGCAGCCTGCTCAGCATCATCGATCGCACCATGACCGCGATGGGCGGGCGGCGCCTGCGCCACTGGCTGAACTATCCCCTGGTCGACCCGAAGCGCATCGGTGAGCGCCTGGACGCGGTCGAGCACCTGGTGCGCAGCCCGGCGCTGCGCGCCGACCTGCGCCAGGCCCTCGACGAGGTCTATGACATTGAGCGCCTCTGCGGCCGCGTCAGCGCCGGCACCGCCAACGCCCGCGACTTAAAGAGCCTCCACGCCACCCTGGCCCTGATCCCGGGCATCGCCCGACTCCTCACCGGCACCCCGGCCCCCCTGATTCAAGCGCTGGCCACCCGCCTTGATCCCTGCACCGAGCTCTGCGCCCATATCGCCCGGGCGCTCGTCGACGAGCCTCCCACCCAGCTCACCGAGGGCGGCCTCTTCAAAAAGGGGTATCACGCCGAGCTCGACGAGCTCCTCGATCTCTCCAACAACGGCAAAGACTGGATGCTGCGCTTTGAGCGCGAGGAGCGCGAGCGCACCGGCATCTCCAGCCTCAAGATCAAGTACAACAAAGTCTTCGGCTACTACATCGAGGTCACCCGGGCGAACCTCGACCTGGTACCCGAACGCTACATCCGCAAGCAGACCCTGGCCAACGCCGAGCGCTACTTCGTGCCCGAACTCAAGGAGCAGGAAGAGCGCATCCTGGGCGCCAACGACCGCCGTAAAACGCTGGAGTATCAGCTCTTTGAACGCCTGCGCCACGAGGTCGGCACCCACCTGGGCCGTCTGCTCAAGAGCGCCGACATGCTGGCCGACCTCGACGTGCTCAGCGGGCTGGCCGAGCTGGCGCAGCGCCGCGACTACACGCGCCCGACCCTGGACCACGGCACCCTGCTTCAGATCGAAGACGGTCGGCACCCGGTGGTCGAGACGACCCTGGAAGCTGGCGAGCGCTTTGTGCCCAACTCGGTCACCATCGACAGCGCCGGGGGACGTCTGCTGCTGATCACCGGCCCCAACATGGCCGGCAAGTCCACCATCATCCGCCAGGTCGCGCTCATCACCCTGCTCGCCCAGATGGGCAGTTTTGTGCCGGCGAAGCGCGCGCACATCGGCGTGGTCGACAAGCTCTTTAGCCGGGTGGGAGCCAGCGACAACCTGGCCCGCGGGCAGTCCACCTTCATGGTGGAGATGACCGAAACCGCCCACATCCTCAACAACGCCACCGAGCGCTCGCTGATCATCCTCGATGAAATCGGCCGGGGAACTGCCACCTTCGATGGCCTCTCGATCGCCTGGGCGGTGGCCGAACATCTGCACGACACCATCCGCGCCCGCACCATGTTTGCCACCCACTACCACGAGCTCACCGAGCTGGTGCGCACCCTGGACGGGGTCGTCAACTTAAGCGTCGCCGTCAAAGAGTGGCAGGAGGACATCATCTTCCTGCGCAAACTCGTCGAGGGGCAGGCCAACCGCTCCTACGGCGTGCAGGTCGGCCGCCTGGCGGGCCTGCCCCCCGCGGTTGTGGAGCGCGCCACCCGCGTGCTGGAGAATCTGGAGGCTGGCCAGTTCGACGAGATGGGACTCCCCACCCCGGGGCGAGATCCCGAGAGTTCCCCGCGCCCCACTCGCCGCCATAACCCCGACCAGATGACCCTCTTCCACGCCGGCTCCGGCCCGGAGTTGAGCCCCGAAGAGCGCCAGACCCTGGAGCGCCTGCGCGAGCTCGACACCAACGCCCTGACCCCCCTGGAGGCCCTCAACACGCTGCACGCCCTGGTGCAAACCCTCTCCGAAGGCGCGCGTTGA
- a CDS encoding IPT/TIG domain-containing protein: protein MKLELCTRHLHLTHRWFLSLTLLGVLLGSVACGEDLDPDSVHEEEDTSLPNPDAGAPDGDTHDPDADAEEDADRRPPPTDGGDWEFEDDLGLTAVIPARGPLAGGTPIRLEGSGLGPEVQIFFDDLPLDTTFEGGQLTALTPPAEATGPVTVRAFALDGTSVELVNGFTYANPLHLESVSPSVLPTTGGIEISAHGQGFTEGLRVNVGGRPAPRVTILSGDHLRFVAPPHPAGSAEVELVGPDASATFDDTLRYFDELEITSLAPASGPTAGGQLVAINADGLTADTEATLGGRPALVESIDLTTGTLTLRTPAASSAGPADLLLVNDLSAALQPDAYHYTDATAPALLGLSPAAGSTAGGTLISVAGVGLDHPDARLRIGGQLATLIDAGPHHALATTPPGAPGAADVTLLHGTAEIDTLVEAFDYLPALGLTAVEPARGPASGGTTVTLRGEGLDQVTSVDFGGLAASFEHVDSTTLRVTTPAALPATVDVRVRYGQTRAMMPDAYTFVGEPQIWSFSPARGAIAGGTFVTLQGQGFDGDLTLRVGNAEALDLQRVGPNTLTFRTPPNAAGPHPIELRAAGQNVAAPYPFGYFNPLSNFGGASGAEIQGAVNVTVLTQGGDPIPGAFVMLSTRADTPYSGRTNANGQVTLSGPDVLGAQVVTATAPTFSTTTVHQVDAENLTLILNPIDPGEGEGGGIFPPLGYIKGRVSVTGKDSDLDASLQVNLTRVRTTRNALTGATINPGLFASITGGEGRYEIRTRTGDMALVAFCGHWDADAEIFTPLFMGIERYLFVADGDALEVDLECNIPLNKELGVNLIDPVFAPDGPNENRVVGYVNLGFEGFIQMPNPVYSLDHFITLGALPPAEGVLSDATYAVLAGSYRSSGVPYTQTAIEDISPEARSISTEPLVAVPRPVSPAPGGVVTNGELRLGLDGVNPPDFFYIVARNALGLPVWTFVVPGHERVVRLPQLPDFSDLPAEERPEPYQPGPLYVVAYGIRTQSFDFDQFSYRDFSSERWKAFSVSTWEMRLSDD, encoded by the coding sequence GTGAAGCTTGAGCTTTGCACCCGACATCTTCACCTCACTCACCGCTGGTTCTTGAGCCTGACGCTCCTTGGCGTCTTGCTGGGCTCGGTGGCCTGTGGCGAGGACCTGGATCCCGATTCGGTCCATGAGGAGGAAGACACCTCCCTGCCGAACCCCGACGCCGGCGCTCCGGACGGCGATACCCACGACCCCGACGCCGACGCCGAAGAGGACGCCGACCGCCGACCGCCTCCCACCGATGGCGGCGACTGGGAGTTTGAGGACGATCTCGGGCTCACCGCGGTCATCCCGGCCCGCGGCCCGCTGGCCGGGGGGACCCCCATCCGCCTGGAAGGCAGCGGCCTGGGCCCCGAAGTCCAGATCTTCTTCGATGACCTCCCCCTGGACACCACCTTTGAGGGCGGCCAGCTCACCGCCCTCACACCCCCGGCAGAAGCCACCGGCCCGGTCACCGTGCGGGCCTTCGCCCTGGATGGCACCTCGGTGGAGCTGGTCAACGGCTTTACCTACGCCAACCCCCTGCACCTGGAGAGCGTCAGCCCCTCGGTGCTCCCCACCACCGGGGGGATCGAAATCAGCGCGCACGGCCAGGGCTTCACCGAAGGCCTGCGGGTCAACGTCGGCGGACGCCCCGCCCCGCGCGTGACGATTCTCTCCGGCGACCACCTGCGCTTTGTCGCCCCGCCCCACCCGGCCGGCTCGGCCGAGGTCGAGCTTGTGGGGCCGGATGCTTCGGCAACCTTCGACGACACACTGCGCTACTTCGACGAGCTTGAGATCACCTCGCTCGCCCCGGCCAGCGGCCCCACCGCCGGCGGCCAGCTTGTGGCCATCAACGCCGACGGACTCACCGCCGACACCGAGGCAACCCTGGGAGGCCGCCCCGCCCTGGTGGAGTCCATCGATCTCACCACCGGCACCCTGACTCTGCGCACCCCGGCGGCCAGCAGCGCGGGCCCGGCCGATCTTCTGCTGGTCAACGACCTGAGCGCCGCCCTTCAACCCGACGCCTACCACTACACCGACGCCACCGCCCCCGCGCTGCTGGGCCTCTCCCCGGCCGCCGGAAGCACCGCCGGCGGCACCCTGATCAGCGTGGCCGGCGTCGGCCTCGATCATCCCGACGCTCGCCTGCGCATCGGGGGCCAACTCGCCACCCTGATCGACGCCGGCCCCCACCACGCCCTGGCCACAACGCCCCCCGGTGCGCCGGGCGCAGCCGACGTCACCCTCCTGCACGGCACCGCCGAGATCGACACCCTGGTGGAGGCGTTTGACTACCTTCCCGCCTTAGGCCTCACCGCGGTGGAGCCCGCCCGGGGCCCGGCCTCCGGGGGCACCACGGTCACGCTGCGCGGCGAAGGCCTCGACCAGGTCACTTCGGTCGACTTCGGTGGGCTGGCCGCCAGCTTTGAGCACGTCGACAGCACCACGCTGCGCGTCACCACACCGGCGGCGCTCCCGGCCACCGTCGACGTGCGCGTGCGCTACGGGCAGACCCGCGCCATGATGCCCGACGCCTACACCTTTGTGGGTGAGCCCCAGATCTGGTCCTTCTCGCCAGCCCGTGGCGCCATCGCCGGCGGCACCTTCGTCACCCTTCAGGGCCAGGGCTTCGACGGGGACCTCACCCTGCGGGTGGGCAACGCCGAAGCCCTCGACCTGCAACGCGTCGGCCCCAACACCCTGACCTTCCGCACGCCTCCCAACGCCGCGGGCCCCCACCCGATCGAGCTCCGCGCCGCCGGTCAAAACGTCGCGGCCCCCTACCCCTTTGGGTACTTCAACCCCCTGAGCAACTTCGGTGGCGCCAGCGGGGCGGAGATCCAGGGCGCGGTCAACGTCACCGTCCTCACCCAGGGCGGCGACCCGATCCCGGGCGCCTTTGTGATGCTCTCCACCCGCGCCGACACCCCCTACTCCGGACGCACCAACGCCAACGGCCAGGTCACCCTCTCGGGCCCCGACGTGCTCGGCGCCCAGGTCGTCACGGCCACCGCGCCCACCTTCTCCACCACCACCGTCCACCAGGTCGACGCCGAGAACCTCACCCTGATCCTCAACCCCATCGACCCCGGCGAGGGCGAAGGGGGCGGCATTTTCCCGCCCCTGGGGTACATCAAGGGCCGGGTGAGCGTGACCGGCAAAGACTCCGACCTCGACGCCTCGCTCCAGGTCAACCTCACCCGCGTGCGCACCACCCGCAACGCCCTGACCGGCGCCACGATCAACCCCGGGCTCTTCGCCTCCATCACCGGCGGCGAGGGACGCTACGAGATCCGCACCCGCACCGGAGACATGGCGCTGGTGGCCTTCTGCGGGCACTGGGACGCCGATGCCGAGATCTTCACCCCCCTCTTCATGGGCATTGAGCGCTACCTCTTTGTGGCCGACGGCGACGCGCTGGAGGTCGACCTGGAGTGCAACATCCCCCTCAACAAAGAACTCGGCGTGAACCTGATCGACCCGGTCTTTGCCCCGGACGGTCCCAACGAGAATCGCGTCGTGGGCTACGTCAATCTGGGCTTTGAGGGCTTTATTCAGATGCCCAACCCCGTGTACTCCCTCGATCACTTCATCACCCTGGGCGCCCTCCCGCCGGCCGAAGGCGTCTTAAGCGACGCCACCTACGCGGTACTCGCCGGCTCCTACCGCAGCAGCGGCGTGCCCTACACCCAGACCGCCATCGAGGACATCTCTCCCGAAGCGCGAAGCATCTCAACCGAACCCCTGGTGGCCGTGCCCCGTCCCGTCTCGCCAGCGCCCGGCGGGGTGGTCACCAACGGAGAGCTGCGCCTGGGCCTCGACGGGGTCAACCCGCCGGACTTCTTCTACATCGTGGCCCGCAACGCCCTGGGCCTGCCGGTCTGGACCTTCGTGGTCCCCGGCCACGAGCGGGTGGTGCGCCTGCCGCAGCTTCCCGACTTCTCGGACCTTCCGGCCGAGGAGCGTCCCGAGCCCTACCAGCCCGGGCCGCTCTACGTGGTCGCCTACGGCATTCGTACCCAGAGCTTTGACTTCGATCAGTTCAGCTACCGCGACTTCAGCTCCGAGCGCTGGAAGGCTTTCTCGGTGAGCACCTGGGAGATGCGTCTGAGCGACGACTAA